One Mus musculus strain C57BL/6J chromosome 2, GRCm38.p6 C57BL/6J genomic window, TAATAATGAGGATGGCAGAGGTAATGATAGAATCAGTAACAACTGTTtattgagaacttttttttttttttgggagacagggtgtctctgtgtagccctggctgtcctcctggaactcgctctgtagaccaggctggcctggaactcagaaatccacctgcctctgcctcccaagtgctgcgatcaaaggtgtgcgccaccactgcctggtctgAGAGCCTTTCTTATGCTTGTTATATAGGACTCAGCCTGAAATGTTACACCTTACATTGTGTCACCAATGAGCCATGAAGTGAGCTTAGATTTGTCTGCATCTCCCAAGTGAGGGCTCCTGGTCCAGTGACATGAATTGCAGAGTCAACTAGGAACAGAGCTAGACCTTGGGCATTTGGAGGCTTCAGGGTCTGGATGGGCCCTTGCAAAACAAAGGCAATATTGATCCCAGCTCCTCTGGGCTACCTTCTCTGGTGAGAGTAGCTTAGGTTGGGTGGGAGCTTTTGAAGGCTGGCTTGTGCAGTGCAGGCCTCTCCTGGTAGTTActgtggctgctgctgttgcCTTCAGGACACACACCAGCTTCTGTCTGGTGCAGGTGAGAGTCTGCAGCCCTTGCCTTCTCCAATGAACAGATCTCAGGATAAACAGAATCACTGTTGGAATCACACATTTGTGTCCACTCTCACCAGCTGGACTACGAGCTGGCGGTATAGCCCAGCTTCTGCCTGTGGCCAGTGAGATGACCGCCCATGGCAAGCACATAGGGTTCTTTTCACAACTCTTTCTGCCAGGCCAAGCTCCTTCAGAGGCTGTCCTTGTGTCCTTGGCTTTAGCTAATATCTAGGCTGCAAGGGTGTGTAAGCACTCTGGCTGGCGTAGGCTCTTAGGCATGTATAGTCTTGGTATTGGTGATAACAAGTCTTTGCTGATTACCAGAATCCAAGCGTGCATGGACTTCAAAGCTTGGCCAGCATTCTGGGCTCTGCTTAGTGGGTGGAACGGTCTAGCAGCATGAAGAGCACCCCTAGTAAAAGGAGCGGCATGAAGATGACCACCAGCCCGAGCAGTTCAAGGACCAGTAGGCTCAGCAGTGACAAGCGGCGGGCACAGGGGCCACGTTCCCGTAGTGCCCACAACCAGGTGCCTAGGctgggagggcagggcaggaagggGAGACAGCTTCGCCCTCCCACAGGCCCTGCCAGGAAGCGCAGCTGGTAGCGGTGCTCTAAGGGACCCCAGGGCCAAGGGCCAGGATGCAGGGCTGTGACGGATGCAGTCCGCATTGGGCGCTGGGGTCCATCAGCTCGAAGCAGTTCCTCCTGCAGCTGACAGATCTCCCACTCTAGCATAGGTGTCTTCTGACGACACAGTGGACAGCACACACGGCCCAGGTCAGCTCTGGGGGTCATGCCTAACAGCTGGTGTAGGCAGCCCACACACAGGCTGTGACCACAGTTTAGCAGGGTCAGGTGGTGCTCACTAGGCCCATAAGGCTCAGCACAGATGGgacattcctcctcctccacaaccTGCCCCtcaccttcctgctcttccacagTTGACTCCAGGGCCCTGGCAGCGGATGGGTCTCTGGCCTCCAGTTCCGGTTTACTGTCTGGAGTTCTGGCACCCAGAGGGGCCCTGAGATCATCCTCTCCATCTGCTGGTAGCTGGCACAGTGGGTCCAAGAGCTCAGGACCCAGAGAAGCACCGGGTGAACTAGTAGACACAGAGCTGGTGTCATTAGGTCCCAGGTTACCACTAGAACAGAGGTCAGGATGCGTAGACGGAGACTCCAGGATGACTGCAGGGATTGTTGTAGATATGAAGGTGTGGCCCTCAGGAGCCAGGCAGAGCTTggcctccacccatccacctGAGCACTAACCTCTAGATAACCCTTTCGGCTTGCTGACCTCACTGGAAGTAAGCTTCACTTGGGTCCCCGCAGCATGTCAACTCTTGGTATCTGAGGCCTAAGAGTGGTGTTGGTCTGGTCCCTGTTTTCCACAAGCTGACAGACAGAACCGAGGTTCCTTAGCGCCCAGCTGCCCTTGGACCTGTCTGACTGCTCCAACAGGGTTTCCTTCCCAGCAGTGGAGGCCCTGCCCATGGGCGGGCCAACACAAATCACACCCCCTCCACCTGATCATTCTTTCAGTTCTTTGGAAAGAATAGTGCATGCTGGCTCTTGGCTGGGACTTCCAAATAAATAGCTCTCTAAGCCCTCTCTGCTTGGCCATGAGAGAAGGGTATATGAGCTTGGCTGAGTTGTGTGGCCATCAGAGAAGGGGACTAGCTTGGCTAAACTGTCAGTACAAGCCTGTGCTCATGCCCTGGAGGGCTCTTTGCCCACCACTAGCAGATGCAGATAATCCATGTCCCAACCACCACTCTCAAATCTAGAAGCAATAAAAGAGAAGTGAGCGGCTACCCAGGCAGTTAACTCATGTTTATGGACCTGCAGACAGACAGATTTGCCCATTCCCAATGCTCAGGAGACTTGGTCCCTGGTGGCTTTTCAACTGAGCTGAGCTGCACAGGTGTTATGGGACTAATGGGAATAGCACGGGGTCAGACGGGCAGTGCAGCCCGCACAGCTCTATGTCCTTTGGAGGGCTTAGCAGGCCCTTGGTGGTAGGGACTATAAATGCAGATTTGGGGCAGAATGAAGGGGTCTGAGAGAAAACCAGGAGTTCTAGCTGCACCGGGGCTGGGCCTACGTATGGGACACTGGGTTCCACTGAGTTTGGCTGTACGCAAGGACTGCCCTCCTGGTCAGCTGGACCAAAAAAGCGAAACTGTGGGTCTACCCAGTGTTCTGGGATTAGAAGGCAAGAGGTAACAATGGGCCTTCTAGACTCCAGCAGGCTACCCAATGCAGCTGTTAATGTGAGTGTGAGCTAGCAAGTGGCTCCTCAGGCCCAGGTTTCAGTCTGGAAGCGCAGTGTCTGCTGGAGCCTAGCAAGGTAGGCAGATGCATCTGCAGTGGAGAGTCGTCCTTCTTCTTGAAAAATGGACATAAGGGCTTCCGAAACATCCGTAGGCAAATATTTAGCATTGCTGGAAAGGCAGGCCTCAGAAAGCTCAGTGATCCCGATTCCCAACCCTTACTACTACCCTTCCCTAAAGGCTGGTCCACCCCCCGACATTCCCAAGTTTGCTCACCCTGCTAGGTAGAAGTAGGCACCTTGGCCATCCAGCAGCTCCCAGACAAGTGGCCCCAGCTCTCGAAGCCGGTGCTGCACATATACCTTCTGCTCCTGCAGGTGTCAGAGGCTAAGTTTCAGCCATCCCAACTCCTGTCCTATCTAACTTGAATATACTCACCTGCTCCCGGGAGAAGGCTGTAACCAGGGTCAGCCAGCCCTTCTGCTCTAGCTTCTGCCATTCAGTCTGCCAGTAGAAGTCCTGATCCCGCTGGCGGCAGCCAAAGAACAAGAAGTTTCCTGGGGTACATAGGGCGGTCCCCGTCTGGATGCAGAAATTCAGCTAGACCAGGCTCAGTGGTCAGGTCACACTGCTTTGGAGCTCCAGTACTCACCAGTTTGGCCATGAGCCACTCGTTCCTGAATGGCTGCTCGGAAGGGGGCCACACCAGTTCCAGCCCCCACCATGATAATGGGTGTGTCTGGTGTTTTTGGGAACACGAGGCTCCCAGGACGTACCCACAGAGGCACCCGGACAGGTCCTGCTGCAGAAGGGAAATGGCATGTAGGAGGTCAAAAGACAGTGCTAAGGTGCTAAGTGCTTGAGCTCCTGGGGTAGCAGGAACAGGGGAAGATGGGCACTTGAGGCTATACTCTCTCCCAACCCCGAGCCCCAGAACTATGGATTTACCTTGCCCAGGATTCAGGGATGCTAGCCAGGAGGAGCAGAGACCATGGCGGGGCTCCTTCAGACGAGTCTGGTACTTTACCACAGCCACAAGGATCTGTAGCCTCCTGGGATGAGCCTATGGACACAGTGATGGCACTGCCCTGCTAAAGCACTCCTGCCTACTACCAACCCCAGGAGGGACAGTCCCTGGTAGAGAGGCAGCCCCCATCTACACACGCCCTACCCAGTCCCAGTTTTTTCAGCCAGTCTTCAGTTTTACTCAGAGTCCCTCACCAGTAGGGAGGAAGCAATGGAGAAGGCCCGTGGGCGGATCCGAGGGATTAGGTCCAAAAGGTAGTCTGGAGGAATGGCACCCGCTGTATGTGGAAAGTCGCATAGCACCTGGATAAATGGAGTCTTATTGTGTGGTGGTGTGCACACCACAGCTCGGCAGCCCATACCCACCTGCCTGCCCACAGGCCAGCCCACCTCCAAGATGGTTCTGCGGGGCCGACtgcagtactcccagagctcttcCTGACCTCTGGCAGAGCTCAATTCCAGCAGCTTCTCTCGCTCCAGCGCATGTTGGGAGAGACAAGCCAGGAGCTCAAAGAAGGAACGGCGGGGCACACTGGCAATGTCCAAGTACTGGGACACGAGGTTCCACACAGTACAGGGCTGAGGCAGCCCTGGTGGGTCAGGGACACCTGCAGGAATGGCATGGAGGCTTGGTGGGTAGAGCCATTAGGTGGTACCTTGGAGCTCAGAGCTGGTGCATCTCCCGCACTCACCTGGTTCCCGTGGCTTAAGTGTGAAAAACTGATTGGGGTCCAGGCACAACACTTGGCAGAACTGCTGGGTGTGGGCCTCCGAGTTAGAGGGCAAAATGAATACAACATCACCAGCAGCAAAGCTGTATGAAAAAGTCACCAGAAATGTGGGGATGGTGTAGAAAGGACAGAGGAGCTGAGGGGACAGAAGGGATGCGTACTGTGGGGGAGAATGAAGGTACTAAGGAGATGGAGGTGGGCTGGAGGTCAAGCTCTCGGAACTGCCTGGCCTTTGGCTCTGGCATACCCTTGTGAAGCCCTAACTACTGCCTACCTTTTCCCTGACCACATCAGCTTCCTAGGAATATATGGGCACCCTGCCTGACTGCCTGAGGGCTTGGGTTCCTTACCTGATATTGGAGTCTGTAATGTCAAATTCAATCAGCCGAACATCCTGAAAGTGTTGGGGGCCAGTGACCCTCTGGTTGGTGAtcacaggtgccaggaagggCTGTAACTCTGATGGGGGTGTCTGAGGGGCTGAGCTGGCTATGTTGAGCTCCTCAGCCCCTATGCTGGGGACCTCCTGAAGAAACTGAAAGATGAACTTGGAGGGCAAGCTGTGGAAAGTGGAACTATCAGTTGGGTGGCCTGGGGGGCATAAAACAGCTCAAAGTCCCTTGATATTCATATACCCAAGGCTCAGACTCACGGGACTCCATGAGGAATCTCAGGAATGTCAAGGGGTACTGGGTACATAACCATTATCTTCTCCCAAAGATCTCCTACCCAGGGGTCAATGGCAGCATCAGGCCTAGGAAAGAGTACAGGCATTGGCCTCTGtgagccagggccaagaagggttGCCACAGAGGAACACTGACACCAACACCTACCCCAGCTCATGCTGGTCATCACCCAGACATGGGGGCAGAAGCGCACTGCCTCCTAGCTGCAGCAGCCTACGATGTAGCTTCTTGGCCACAAAGTTGAACCTGTGGGTGGAGACAGTAAGGCAGGCCCAGAGTGTGGGCTAACCAACAGTATGGGGCGGTAGTGCAGTCAATTTCTTGGGCAGTGCAGGACCTCTCTCAAAGATGGTGCACACTGACTTCAGCATGCAGGGGATGAGAGATTGGAGCAACAGCTATAACCACAAATGGTAAGTCCCTTGATCTCAAGAAGCTGCCACATGGAGAACAGTCTCATTTTATCAACCCATATCTCTGAAGTGATCAAGACCATGGATTCCCtgtgccagggctacacagttgCTGTTGGAGGTGGGGCGGGGTGGAGAGCAGATGACCATGTTTTTCTGGGAGAAGATCCCCCTCTTTGGTCTGTAAAAGACTCACTGGTCCTCGCATCAGCTTGTCTTCTTGGGAACCACATCCATAGTTGGACTCCATCCTACCTGCTCTGTGTATCCATAGTGCCAGTGAGCAAAACCTCTAGCCGAGCAAGTCACACCACCACCACTTTCCTATTTTCTCTGCTTTGTGATGTAGTAGGATCCAGTCCTACCCTAAGGTTTGTGGCAATTCTCCCTTAttagctttctgagtgctgggatggtaAGGGAGTGAGTCACCATGCTCagcttccattttctgttgttttgtttttaattattttcacatgagtacactgtagctgtcttcagacacaccagaagagggcatcagatctcactacagacagttgtgaaccaccatgtggttgctgggaattgaactcaggactttggaagagcagtcagtgctctcaatctctctgagccatcttctccagccccattttctgttctttttatctAAAGTAATCAAGAACCCTGCAATGAACACAACTTTTTAGGGGGTGGAGTGGCCCTCAGTGCTGGATGACACTGGGCCCTGTGGAAAACAGGTCTTAGGTATTAGATAGCTACTTGCACCTCTGAGTGGAAATCCCTCATCATCACCACAGGAAGTAAACGAAGCTCACAGCACTGCTTGTTTAGGGACACAATGCAATGCTTCAGATTATGTTTGGAACATAGTGAGGAACAGGGACAGACTGGATGTTGTAATGTAATGCTAGCTGGTCTGAGCCTCACCATGCCCTGAATTCCATGGTGGTACTCTGCCACCCTGTTCCTTCCCCAATGGTGCCCTTCTCTATGCCAAGTCCTTACAAAGTCCTGACCATTAGGGAATATCTGTGCATAAGGTTGATGAGCCAACACAGTGTAGGGTCACATGGTCTACAATGGATGGGCACCTGGGGTGCCAGCTGCCTGCTTCATTTTTTCCTTGACTTTAATAACTGTCTCCAGCAAGTCAACCCCCTACTCACTTGGCATATGAGGAATCCCCGAGGCCTAGGACAGCAAAATCCATTTGACAGAGGGAGCTGGACGGCAGGCTCTTCCGGAATATGAACCTCCAGAAGTTCTGTAGCCATAGGAAAACTGTTAGGACCTCAGCTCAGGCCAGTTTTCTGTCTGAGGTCCCAGCAGGGAGAGGATGGTGTGGAAGGAAGACCATTAGAGCCCAGAACTGTACACTGGCCAATCTGGACATCTCCCCTTCACATGGAACAAAATTATAGACCAGAAACCTGCACACAAAGAAAACTTATCCTAACTGTGTAAGTGTAAGTATTTCTCATATATGGTAACCTGTAGCTCAGTGCCCCAATTAATTACCTGCTGCCCCCCTGCAGGACACTCAGTGGAGTATTCTTCCTAATCTGGTCTAGGGGTGAATTCGCTTACCACCCTCCAGCTGCTTCTCTATTACTGTAGTGGTAGACCAGCCTGTCTACTGCCATAAGAAGGGAGAGGCCAGCCATAAGTTCTCACTCAAGTTTTCTGGGTAAAAAAGGGCGATGGGCTGTGCTATGATTCTCTGAAGGTGTTGAGTCACTGACTCATGCCCTCGAACTCTGGGTTCATAATGACCTTTCCAGTTTGTTGCCCTCTGGCCTGTCAGCCATTAGGCCATGTTGTCTATTATCCCCAATAGTTAAACCCATCCTCTCTGGGTGCCCCTTTGCAAGCATGTAGTCACTGTCTCAGGCAGCAGTTCTGTCCTTCCATTATGTGACATTGTTTATTTCCTtgtagacaaggtctctctgtgtagccctggctgtcctggaactctctgtagactaggctggccttgaactcaagagctccacctgcctgtggcatgttgagattaaaggctgtGCCAGTGCCACCCAGCTGTGTGACACCTTTACTGTCCTTACTGACTGCCTTCCTACCCATACCTTACTCTGTCACTCCTCACATGATCTTTAGGTTCTGTTGACTGTTTTCCTCCACCGTCCAATTTCTGTGTTACACTTGGGAGAACTGCTCAGCTTTATCTTCCAatattttgcaatttttttcctGCTTCCCTACTTCTGTCTGTCCTCCTTTGATGGTGGTCTTAGCCCAGTAATAGCTGCATCCATATTGAATTCTAGGTTCTGTTTGTCTTTGCCTTTCACTAGAGTCTTCACTCCAGCAAAcatattcattcatccattctgtctctctgtctccccccttgtctctgtctctgtctctctctctctctgtgacctATCTGTATTTAAGAAGCTCCTGGAAAAGCTGATGGAAAAGCTTTGGGAAATGCCTATCACAGTAGATTTCACCAGAAAGAGATAAGCAAAGACCCAgttactggattttttttcccctataacTCCAATGTGTTTTTAAAGAGGATTAGGGCAAAGAGGCCAAGGCCAAGGCTTTCCTGCCCTGCAGACCTGAGGGACCACACTCCTGGATGTGTTTTGCGATGCTGGGTCTGTAGCCTCTTCAAGGGACTTCTGTTCCGGTTGTGACTGAGACAGTAACTACTGACTCCTGCTCCTACGTGGGGTATCCACAGACCAGCATACCTCAAACCTGAGGGAGATCACTATTCCCTCACCTTCTTGTCcttttcctatttttaattttgagacaggatttcactctgtagccctggctgtcctagaactccctctgtaatccaggctggcctcaaattcagagaaatccacttgcctcagaCTCcaaatgtgccaccactgcctcacGAGTTGTTTATTTTGATTCATGATTTTGGTTGACACCAAAAATCTTGGTCCTTCAGGTTTAGCCTCTggagggctgagattacaggtgcatATCACCATACCTTGCTGATATAGTTTCTTAACATGTAGGTGAGggcagccttgaactcctgatcctactTCATCTTCTCTAGTGCTGGAGATCACAGTGTCTGCCCCACATAGACTGCTCTCCTTAGCAGTCACTACTGAGCCTCCCACCCTATCACTGACCTTGGGAAGGGGAACTCCTCCTTTCTGACTCTGCCCATGCTAGATGGCAGGCCTGAGGGATAGGGGACTctgttttttcagttttattttgggTGCTTCAACAATGATGCTTGTGCCAGGACCTTCCCAGTCCTGCACAGCTAACTGCAGCTCCTCTAGGTACCTCCTGGCATCTGCCATAACTGGTCCTCTCAATCCACAGGTGGAATTACtttgaattgtttgtttgttttgttttgttttttgagacagggtttctctgtatagccctggctgtcctggaactcactttgtagaacaggctgg contains:
- the Ndor1 gene encoding NADPH-dependent diflavin oxidoreductase 1 isoform 2 (isoform 2 is encoded by transcript variant 2) produces the protein MQVPQLLVLFGSQTGTAQDEAERLGREARRRRLGCRVQALDSYSVANLIREPLVIFVCATTGQGDPPDNMKNFWRFIFRKSLPSSSLCQMDFAVLGLGDSSYANLPSKFIFQFLQEVPSIGAEELNIASSAPQTPPSELQPFLAPVITNQRVTGPQHFQDVRLIEFDITDSNISFAAGDVVFILPSNSEAHTQQFCQVLCLDPNQFFTLKPREPGVPDPPGLPQPCTVWNLVSQYLDIASVPRRSFFELLACLSQHALEREKLLELSSARGQEELWEYCSRPRRTILEVLCDFPHTAGAIPPDYLLDLIPRIRPRAFSIASSLLAHPRRLQILVAVVKYQTRLKEPRHGLCSSWLASLNPGQAGPVRVPLWVRPGSLVFPKTPDTPIIMVGAGTGVAPFRAAIQERVAHGQTGNFLFFGCRQRDQDFYWQTEWQKLEQKGWLTLVTAFSREQEQKVYVQHRLRELGPLVWELLDGQGAYFYLAGNAKYLPTDVSEALMSIFQEEGRLSTADASAYLARLQQTLRFQTETWA
- the Ndor1 gene encoding NADPH-dependent diflavin oxidoreductase 1 isoform X3 — protein: MQVPQLLVLFGSQTGTAQDEAERLGREARRRRLGCRVQALDSYSVVRLGRYGGDPPPDFAPSDGGRLSEGGGGMRCREGTDQGCQRPYIYLCLVLEANLIREPLVIFVCATTGQGDPPDNMKNFWRFIFRKSLPSSSLCQMDFAVLGLGDSSYAKFNFVAKKLHRRLLQLGGSALLPPCLGDDQHELGPDAAIDPWVGDLWEKIMVMYPVPLDIPEIPHGVPLPSKFIFQFLQEVPSIGAEELNIASSAPQTPPSELQPFLAPVITNQRVTGPQHFQDVRLIEFDITDSNISFAAGDVVFILPSNSEAHTQQFCQVLCLDPNQFFTLKPREPGVPDPPGLPQPCTVWNLVSQYLDIASVPRRSFFELLACLSQHALEREKLLELSSARGQEELWEYCSRPRRTILEVLCDFPHTAGAIPPDYLLDLIPRIRPRAFSIASSLLAHPRRLQILVAVVKYQTRLKEPRHGLCSSWLASLNPGQAGPVRVPLWVRPGSLVFPKTPDTPIIMVGAGTGVAPFRAAIQERVAHGQTGNFLFFGCRQRDQDFYWQTEWQKLEQKGWLTLVTAFSREQEQKVYVQHRLRELGPLVWELLDGQGAYFYLAGNAKYLPTDVSEALMSIFQEEGRLSTADASAYLARLQQTLRFQTETWA
- the Ndor1 gene encoding NADPH-dependent diflavin oxidoreductase 1 isoform X9; amino-acid sequence: MRCREGTDQGCQRPYIYLCLVLEANLIREPLVIFVCATTGQGDPPDNMKNFWRFIFRKSLPSSSLCQMDFAVLGLGDSSYAKFNFVAKKLHRRLLQLGGSALLPPCLGDDQHELGPDAAIDPWVGDLWEKIMVMYPVPLDIPEIPHGVPLPSKFIFQFLQEVPSIGAEELNIASSAPQTPPSELQPFLAPVITNQRVTGPQHFQDVRLIEFDITDSNISFAAGDVVFILPSNSEAHTQQFCQVLCLDPNQFFTLKPREPGVPDPPGLPQPCTVWNLVSQYLDIASVPRRSFFELLACLSQHALEREKLLELSSARGQEELWEYCSRPRRTILEVLCDFPHTAGAIPPDYLLDLIPRIRPRAFSIASSLLAHPRRLQILVAVVKYQTRLKEPRHGLCSSWLASLNPGQAGPVRVPLWVRPGSLVFPKTPDTPIIMVGAGTGVAPFRAAIQERVAHGQTGNFLFFGCRQRDQDFYWQTEWQKLEQKGWLTLVTAFSREQEQKVYVQHRLRELGPLVWELLDGQGAYFYLAGNAKYLPTDVSEALMSIFQEEGRLSTADASAYLARLQQTLRFQTETWA
- the Ndor1 gene encoding NADPH-dependent diflavin oxidoreductase 1 isoform X8; amino-acid sequence: MQVPQLLVLFGSQTGTAQDEAERLGREARRRRLGCRVQALDSYSVVRLGRYGGDPPPDFAPSDGGRLSEGGGGMRCREGTDQGCQRPYIYLCLVLEANLIREPLVIFVCATTGQGDPPDNMKNFWRFIFRKSLPSSSLCQMDFAVLGLGDSSYAKFNFVAKKLHRRLLQLGGSALLPPCLGDDQHELGPDAAIDPWVGDLWEKIMVMYPVPLDIPEIPHGVPLPSKFIFQFLQEVPSIGAEELNIASSAPQTPPSELQPFLAPVITNQRVTGPQHFQDVRLIEFDITDSNISFAAGDVVFILPSNSEAHTQQFCQVLCLDPNQFFTLKPREPGVPDPPGLPQPCTVWNLVSQYLDIASVPRRSFFELLACLSQHALEREKLLELSSARGQEELWEYCSRPRRTILEVLCDFPHTAGAIPPDYLLDLIPRIRPRAFSIASSLLAHPRRLQILVAVVKYQTRLKEPRHGLCSSWLASLNPGQAGPVRVPLWVRPGSLVFPKTPDTPIIMVGAGTGVAPFRAAIQERVAHGQTGNFLFFGCRQRDQDFYWQTEWQKLEQKGWLTLVTAFSREQLVENRDQTNTTLRPQIPRVDMLRGPK
- the Ndor1 gene encoding NADPH-dependent diflavin oxidoreductase 1 isoform X4, whose product is MQVPQLLVLFGSQTGTAQDEAERLGREARRRRLGCRVQALDSYSVVRLGRYGGDPPPDFAPSDGGRLSEGGGGMRCREGTDQGCQRPYIYLCLVLEANLIREPLVIFVCATTGQGDPPDNMKNFWRFIFRKSLPSSSLCQMDFAVLGLGDSSYAKFNFVAKKLHRRLLQLGGSALLPPCLGDDQHELGPDAAIDPWVGDLWEKIMVMYPVPLDIPEIPHGVPLPSKFIFQFLQEVPSIGAEELNIASSAPQTPPSELQPFLAPVITNQRVTGPQHFQDVRLIEFDITDSNISFAAGDVVFILPSNSEAHTQQFCQVLCLDPNQFFTLKPREPGVPDPPGLPQPCTVWNLVSQYLDIASVPRRSFFELLACLSQHALEREKLLELSSARGQEELWEYCSRPRRTILEVLCDFPHTAGAIPPDYLLDLIPRIRPRAFSIASSLLAHPRRLQILVAVVKYQTRLKEPRHGLCSSWLASLNPGQAGPVRVPLWVRPGSLVFPKTPDTPIIMVGAGTGVAPFRAAIQERVAHGQTGNFLFFGCRQRDQDFYWQTEWQKLEQKGWLTLVTAFSREQEQKVYVQHRLRELGPLVWELLDGQGAYFYLAGLWKTGTRPTPLLGLRYQELTCCGDPSEAYFQ
- the Ndor1 gene encoding NADPH-dependent diflavin oxidoreductase 1 isoform 1 (isoform 1 is encoded by transcript variant 1), whose product is MQVPQLLVLFGSQTGTAQDEAERLGREARRRRLGCRVQALDSYSVANLIREPLVIFVCATTGQGDPPDNMKNFWRFIFRKSLPSSSLCQMDFAVLGLGDSSYAKFNFVAKKLHRRLLQLGGSALLPPCLGDDQHELGPDAAIDPWVGDLWEKIMVMYPVPLDIPEIPHGVPLPSKFIFQFLQEVPSIGAEELNIASSAPQTPPSELQPFLAPVITNQRVTGPQHFQDVRLIEFDITDSNISFAAGDVVFILPSNSEAHTQQFCQVLCLDPNQFFTLKPREPGVPDPPGLPQPCTVWNLVSQYLDIASVPRRSFFELLACLSQHALEREKLLELSSARGQEELWEYCSRPRRTILEVLCDFPHTAGAIPPDYLLDLIPRIRPRAFSIASSLLAHPRRLQILVAVVKYQTRLKEPRHGLCSSWLASLNPGQAGPVRVPLWVRPGSLVFPKTPDTPIIMVGAGTGVAPFRAAIQERVAHGQTGNFLFFGCRQRDQDFYWQTEWQKLEQKGWLTLVTAFSREQEQKVYVQHRLRELGPLVWELLDGQGAYFYLAGNAKYLPTDVSEALMSIFQEEGRLSTADASAYLARLQQTLRFQTETWA